A region from the Oceanivirga salmonicida genome encodes:
- the sppA gene encoding signal peptide peptidase SppA → IHTGDYKTYGEEYYSTEMSELKKKEVSDILNTRMNNFFDIVSKYKKIDKKVFENKIYNGDYVLLNSLSANELKLVDSVKSYNDFLEENNINVDKTVDFEDIKFNINNNKNLIAVLDLEGPISSTDENLNFSINMYDIENKLKLIKKNKNIKALILRVNSPGGVAFDSEMIYKNILKLKEELNIPVYASVSNISASGAYFISLAADKIYASKSSVVGSIGVVSLRPTASKLLDNLKINTTNITMGEYVDLNNIYHKLTEIEKNKITQRLETIYMSFKEKVAKSRNLNLDRVEEIAKGQVYLAEKAKELGLIDKIGGIEKVISDIAKDNDINKYSIIEYNNDMSINDYLSKIGNYTIAPEVKNIREVYSDAYREYIFIKSNANKAMFYEYDLY, encoded by the coding sequence AATTCATACAGGAGATTATAAAACATACGGAGAAGAATATTATAGTACAGAAATGTCAGAGTTAAAGAAAAAAGAAGTTAGTGATATACTTAATACTAGAATGAATAATTTTTTTGATATAGTAAGTAAATATAAAAAAATAGATAAAAAAGTTTTTGAAAATAAGATATATAATGGAGATTATGTATTATTAAATAGTTTAAGTGCAAATGAGTTAAAATTAGTAGATAGTGTTAAATCATATAATGATTTTTTAGAAGAAAATAATATTAATGTTGATAAAACAGTTGATTTTGAAGACATAAAATTTAATATAAATAATAATAAAAATTTAATAGCAGTTCTTGACTTAGAAGGACCAATATCATCTACTGATGAGAATTTAAATTTTTCAATAAATATGTATGATATAGAAAATAAATTAAAGTTAATAAAGAAAAATAAAAATATTAAAGCATTAATATTAAGGGTTAATTCACCAGGTGGTGTAGCTTTTGATTCAGAAATGATATATAAAAATATATTAAAATTAAAAGAAGAACTTAATATACCAGTGTATGCTTCTGTATCAAACATTTCAGCTTCAGGTGCTTACTTTATTTCATTAGCTGCTGACAAAATATATGCAAGTAAATCAAGTGTGGTAGGCTCAATAGGTGTTGTAAGTTTAAGACCAACAGCAAGTAAATTATTAGATAATTTAAAAATTAATACTACAAATATAACTATGGGTGAATATGTAGATTTGAATAATATTTATCATAAATTAACTGAAATAGAGAAAAATAAAATAACTCAAAGACTAGAAACTATCTATATGAGTTTTAAAGAAAAAGTAGCAAAATCTAGAAATTTAAATTTAGATAGAGTAGAAGAAATAGCAAAAGGACAAGTTTATTTAGCAGAAAAAGCAAAAGAACTTGGATTAATAGATAAAATAGGTGGAATAGAAAAAGTAATATCAGATATTGCGAAAGACAATGATATTAATAAATATAGTATAATTGAGTATAATAATGATATGAGCATTAATGATTATCTAAGTAAAATAGGTAATTATACTATTGCAC